The genomic segment TCGCCGGCGGCTGGCGGGCGCGATCAGTTGCATTCGGAACTCAAGGACATAAGCTTGTGGGACGACGATACGCCTGTCGACGACGACGAGGTGTCGGTCCCCTTTCTTCGAGAGGTTGAATTGGCTGCTGGATCAGGAAGATTCGTCATCGAAGAAAGCGAGCGCTCCAGCTTGCGCTTCGGCAAACGCAGTCTGCGTCACAATGGTGTGCAGTTCGACCAGGCCAAATGCGTGACCGTACGCGGCAACAGCATGTTGCCGGTGCTGCGCGACGGCGCCACAGTGGGCGTGAATGCTGGCAAGAGCGCCATTGGTGACATCGTCGACGGCGACCTCTATGCGATCAACCATAACGGCCAGTTGCGGGTGAAACAGCTGTATCGCCTGCCCACCGGTATCCGCCTGCGCAGCTTCAATCGCGACGAGCACCCGGACGAGGACTACACCTTCCAGGAAATCCAGGAAGAGCAGATTGTCATCCTCGGACACGTCTTCTGGTGGGGCATGTACGCCCGCTAAAGTCATCCCGGTCAGATAAAACCCGCCTCGGCGGGTTTTTTTTCGTCTGGCAAAAACCATCAATGCCTTTGTTTACGGGGCTTTCATGCGTCTGTGCATTTCCTCTGTATAAATAAATGCATTTACGCATTGACTGCATATGCATGAGTGCATATTCTGTGTCCCAAGCCGCTCAACAAAGTGGCTCGAAACGAAGCTCTTTAGTTCCACAACACAAAGGCAGCGATGAACCGGCCTCAACGGTTCAGAGGGTTGGCAACTGACCCGGGTGTGCAGCGTAAAGCACCAGAAGCAGTTATCCGGCGGGCAGGGACCGCGGTCGGAAAAACAATTTGAATGGACTCGTACCGCGCCAGTAGCGCCGAAAAGTCAACTTCGCCTTTGCCATCGGCAGGGCGAAGACGCAGGACCGCATTACTGAAAAGCCCGGCTCAAAAAACCGGGCTTTTTGGAATGCCTACCTACCGTCAGGCAGCTCAAGAGACATCGTTTGAAACACACATATCACTCATCAATCACCCCAGGAGGCGTGACATGACAAACGAGCAGCAAGCGTTGCTGGACATGCCCATCTGGCTTGTCATTTTGCTCGCCCTGGTGGGCGGGGTTTCCGGCGAAATGTGGCGCGCCGACAAGGAGGGCGCCCGGGGCTGGGCGCTGCTGCGCCGCCTGGCGCTGCGCTCCGGGGCCTGCGTGATCTGCGGCGTGTCCGCAATCATGTTGCTGTACGCCGCTGGCGTGTCGATCTGGACTGCGTGCGCGTTCGGTTGCCTCACGGCGATGGCCGGGGCGGATGTGGCCATCGGGCTGTATGAGCGCTGGGCGGCCAAGCGCATTGGTGTGTGCGAAGTGACGCCGAAAGATACTCCTGCCGATCAATGATTTTTTAAAGGAGAACCACTGACGATGAATGATGAAGACCTGGCGGCGATCAACAAGTTGATTGCTGCGTTGCAACTCCAGACCGACAGTCAGACGGCTTTGAATGCCTCGATTCGTTTGCTCGCCCAGAGCAATCAGGCGTTGGTGGATCTGATCAAGAGCCGTGAGCCGGACCCGGATGCACCACCGTATCTGGACGGTACGCCGGCGCCTTGAGTGATACGGTTCGCGATCTTCACGTGCCCCTCAAATTGAGTAACACCCATAACCCCGCATCAGCGGGTTTTTTTATGTTCGTTGGAGAACGCTAGATGTCGATTCTTACCCAAGGCACTCAAATTTTCGCCCTCGTGCCGCCAGCAACTGGCACCGGTCCTTACACCGTACTGGAAATCGAGCACGCTACTTCTTTCGATCCGGGCGGCGCTCCGGCGGAACAGATCGAAGACACCAGTCTCAATGCTGAAGAGCGCAGTTACAAGAAGGGCCTTCGTACACCTGGGACCGCCAGCTTGGGTCTCAACGCCGATCCGACCAATGCCAGCCACATTCGCTTGCATCAACTCTCTGAAGCCAATGGCGATACCGGCATCAAATGGGTCGTTGGCTGGTCCGATGGCAAAGGTGTGCTGCCTACCGTGACCACTCAAGGCAATGACTTCGAACTGCCAACAACCCGTACCTGGTTCACATTCGACGGCTACGTGTCGGACTTCCCATTCAACTTTGCCCTGAATGCCGTGGTGACCACCACCGTCACCATTCAGCGCACCGGCGGTTCCGCCTGGATCAAGAAAGCCTGAGATAAGCCATGAACCTCAAACAACTGAAGGCCAAGGGCGGCATCGTCGATCGCCAGCCGGTCAAGAAAGAGGTGAATTGGACTCACCTTGACAGTAAGTCGGGCAAGGAAGTGACTGACACTTTCACCCTGCACATTCGCCGACAGTCGTTCGGTGTCATCGAGCGGCTGTTCGCTCAGGGCGAGAACGAGCAGAGCCGAAATGCGAGTTACATCGCAGCGTCGGTGTCGTTAGGAGTCGAGGGCACGGAAGCGCTTTCTTATGACGACGCCTACAGCCTTGAGCCTTCATTGGGTTTTCTGCTGCTCAACGTAGTCAACGAGGTCAATGGCACAGGTGGTAGCGCAGCAAAAAACTGACCGCCGCCGATGAGTTCTGGCACGAACTGGTGTTGAACGGAGTCGGCGGCCGGACGATAGCCGAAGCCAAGGAACGCATGACCTACCACGAAGCCCTGGCGTGGGGTCGCTATATCGATAGATATGGCTCGCTTCACACCGGTAGGCGGCTGGAGGCGGGTAGCGCACTGGTTGCGCTACAAACTCACCGGCTGGGCGGTGGCATGGCTGAACTGTTGGACTTTATGCCCCATGAACAGCGTCAGGGGCTTTCCCTAGAGCGTGCCCTCCATGAATGGCAATAGGCATGCATTTACATGGCCCGTTTCGGCGGGTTTTCATAGCCCGGAGAAACGCACATGGCAGTTACTTCCTCAGCAGGTTTGACGCCGAACCTCGACGGCCTTGAACAAGCCTGGACCCAGGCGTCACGTATTACCGAACAAAAGCTTCGCCAGATGCAAAAGCAGATCGAGGATGCGGCAAAGAAGATCGGCGTGACGCTGTATGCGTCCGCCAACTCGATTACCCAGGCCAACATCGCGACCTATGTCGATGTTCAAGAAGAAGCCAAGAAACAAATCAATTACTCAAACGACTTCGACAATTTGCGACGTAGCGGCGCTCTCGCCGCTGCGCAAGTCGGAATGGGCGCACGGGAGAGTGAGCGTGCGGCGGCGTTGAACCAGATTGACCAAGATTATGCGCTGAGCCGCAAGGCGCTTGGTACGCCCACATCTGGGGGCAGCGCACCCCAGGATAGTGCCGACTACGGCACCAAGCTCGATGAGTTGAAAACCAAACACGACCAGATGACGCTTCAGGTTCAAAGCAACTACGAGTTGATGAGTGAGGCTCAAGGCAACTGGATCAACGGCGCTACGTCGGCCTGGGACGATTACCTGGACAAGTCCAGCAACGTCGCCGCCAAGTCCAAGGAGGTCTTCACCAAGGCTTTCGGCACCATGGGTGATGCGCTGACCACGTTTGCAATGACGGGCAAGTTTTCGTTTTCCGATTTTGCCAAGTCGGTGCTCAGTGATATGGCGAAACTGGCTGCCCAGACAGCGGTTTCCAGTGGGTTGAGTTCGTTGTTCAGTTTGGTGGGGACGGCGGCGTCATCGTATTCCGGTAGTGGAAGCAGCACGCCTGGCATAACGACTGCCAAGGTCGGGGACAACAGCCTCTACTTCAACTCTGCGTTGTCATTAGGTGCGGATTTCAAATACGCCAAGGGCGGCGCTTTCACCAATGGCGTCGCCACCGGACCAACCCTGGCTCCGATGGCCATGTTCGGCGAAGCCGGCCCCGAAGCCATCATGCCCCTGAGTCGCGGCTCCGATGGTTCCCTCGGCGTGCAAGTGCAGGGTGGCGGATTAGGCAGCACCAGCAGCCATCAAGTGGTGATCCAGCAGACCATCAACGTTGGCGACAGCTCGGGCAATGGCGCCAGCGGCGATTTGAACTCGCAAACCGTCGCCAAGGCTTATGCCGGTGCCGCCAAACAGGGTGCTGCCGAGCAGATTGCCCGTGACCTCAAACCGGGCGGCCAGATCTGGTCCGCCATCAACGGCCGCTGAGTTTTTCAGTGGCCGCAACGGCTCACGCCCGGAGAAAACATGACCACAGAAACATTCACCTGGGTTCCAAAGGTCGAGCCCGTCGGTAACGTTGAGTTTCGTCTCAAGTCCGCGAAGTTTGGTGATGGCTACCAGCAAGTCGCCGCAGATGGGATTAACAACAAATCCCAGTCCTGGCCGCTGACCTTCGTCGGCGACGAGGCGCGGATCAGAACCATCGTTCAGTTCCTCGATCGTCATGCAGGCGCCACGCCGTTCTACTGGACTGCACCACTGGGGGAGCAGGCGCTGTATCGCTGCAAAGGTTATCAGCCGACCCCGATGGGCGCCGGGCTATACACCTTGGCGGCGACTTTTGAGCAGGCGTTCCATCCATAAGCCTGTTGTAGCGCTGCATAGCACAACCACAACCCACCTGGCGTGGGGTTTTCTTTGCCTGGAGTACCACATGTCCATTACCGCAGATATTCAGGCGCTGGAGCCGGGCGCATGGGTCGAATTGTTCGAACTCGATGCCACCAGCCTTGGCGCCGAGTTGTACCGCTTCCATGGTTATCCACAGCAATCCTCGATTTTTTGGCAAGGCCTTGAATATTCGCCTTGGCCGATTCAGGCCGAAGGTTTCGAGATGACCGGGCAAGGTACACAGCCGACACCATCGCTGTCGGTGGGCAACGTCGGCGGCTTCATTACTGCCTTGGTGCTGTATTTCGAGGATTTGGTCGGGGCGCGGCTGATCCGTCATCGCACGTTGGGCAAGTATCTCGATGGCCAGCCGGAGGCTGACCCGGAAGAGGAATTGCCGCCAGATATCTGGTACATCGAGCGCAAGGTCACCGAAGACAGCGAGGTGGTGAAGTTTGAGCTCGCCAGTGCTCTGGACTTCAACGGTGTGCAATTGCCCCGTCGGCAGGTGGTTGCCAACGTGTGTTGGTGGCTCAGTTGCGGTGGGTATCGCGGCCCTTACTGTGGCTACAACGGTGGGCCGGTGGCGGACGCCAATGACGTGATCGTCACCGATGCAGCCAAAGATAAATGTGGCGGACGCTTGGGCAGTTGCAAGCTGCGTTTCGGTGAAAACAATCCGTTGCCTTACGGCTCGTTTCCCGCCGCCGGGCTTGTTCGGAGCTGATAATGAACAAGGCAACCCTGGCCGCTATCGAACGGCATGCTGTCGCCCAATACCCTAATGAATGCTGCGGTTTACTGATTCGTGAAGGGCGCAAACAGCGTTATGTACCGTGCCGCAATACCGCAACAACGCCCAGTGAACATTTTCGCCTGGCACCCGAGGATTACGCGGCGGCCGAGGAGTGTGGAGAAGTCCTGGCAGTTATTCACAGTCATCCGGATTACCCGGCGACGGCCAGCGAAGCGGACCGGGTTTCTTGCGAAGCGTCCGGTCTGCCCTGGCACATTCTCGAAGTGTGCCAAGGTGATGATGGGCAGGTTCGCAAAGGGGATCTGGTCACCATCGCCCCCAGTGGTTATCTGGCCCCCTTGATTGGGCGGGCCTTTGTCCACGGTGTGCACGATTGCCTGAGCATCCTCCTCGATTACTACCGACGGGAGATGGGCATCGAGCTAGGCGACTATCAACGTGAGGACGGCTGGTGGGACAAGGGCGGTAACCTCTACCTCGAGAACCTGCCCGCCGCCGGTTTCGAGCAGGTCAGTCGATTGCAGCAGGGCGATATCGTGCTGATGCAAATTCGCTCGCCAGTGCCCAACCATGCGGCGATTTATCTGGAAGACGGCGTGCTCAAGACTGAGCCGCAACACTATCCCGCGCCGGGCTCGATCCTGCATCACCTGTATGGACGGGACAGCAAGCGCGACACCTATGGCGGGTATTGGGGGGAAGTCACCGTGAGTTGTTGGCGGCATCGATCGAAAATGCCTGCGGCAACCGTCTGATAACGAAATCCAACAATGTCAAATCCACACTGGAGGTCTTCTCCTGGAGCCGTGAGATGAATCAGCAAAAACTCAGGACCATTCGCCTCTACGGCACTTTGGGGACCAGTTTTGGCCGCGTACACCGGCTCGCCGTTAGCAACGCAGCGGAAGCCGTTCATGCTTTGTGCATTTTGATCCCGGGCTTCGAGCGTTTCATGATGGAGTCAAAGGACCGAGGCTTGACGTATTCGGTTTTTCTGGGACGCGACAACATCGGCCAGGATCAACTCAAGGCACCTAGCGGCAAGACGGATATTCGTATTGCGCCTGTCGTGATCGGCAGCAAGCGTGCGGGGTCACTGCAGACGATTGTCGGGATAGTGCTCATCGCTGCAGCGACCATTTTTACTGGCGGCGTAGGCGGTTTCGCCGCCGGAGGCGCCTGGGGCACGGTGGGATCTGTAGGCGTGTCGATGGTGCTGGGCGGGGTGATGCAAATGCTCTCGCCCCAAGCCAAAGGGCTCGGCGCTCAGGACAATCCAGCCAATCGGGCCAGTTACAGCTTTAACGGGCCGACCAATACCAGCGCTCAAGGCAACCCGGTGGGTCTGCTTTACGGTCAGGCAATTGTCGGCAGCGCAGTAATCAGCGCGGGGATCTATGCGCAGGATCAACTGTAGCAAGCGAGCTTTTACTGCCGGAGAAATCTATGGCAATGGAAACAGAGCAACAAAAGATACAGACGGTACTGCTATCCGGATCCTTGGGTCGGCTATTTGGACGCGAACATCGCGTGACGACTTCCGGTGGTTTTCGAGATGTCATGGGTTACTTCAAACAATTCCGCGGTTTTGATCGCTACATGATCGAAAGCGCTGAGAAGGGCCTGCGGTTCGCTGTATTCAATGGCAAACGCAACATCGGTGAGGCGGATATTCAGAAACCATTAGGCAAGGATGTTATCCGTATAGCTCCTGTACTTACTGGTTCCAAGCGAGCCGGAGGCCTGCAGACAATCATTGGTGCCGTTCTCATTGCGGTTGCCTACTTCAATCCATTTGGATTCCTGACGGGGCCGGCGGCTACGATGCTGATGGGAGTCGGGGTATCGATGGCGGCGGGTGGTGTCATGCAAATGCTCAGCCCACAACCCAAAGGCCTCGGCGCCCAGGACAGCCCCGACAATCGCGCCAGCTACAGCTTCAACGGGCCGGTCAACACCAGCGCTCAGGGCAATCCGGTAGGTCTTTTGTACGGCCAGTTGATCGTCGGCAGTTCCGTCATCAGTGCCGGTATCTACGCCCAGGATCAACTCTAGCGCCTCATGTTTTATTGACGTCCACCCAGCCCGCCTTGAGCGGGTTTTATTTCGCCTGAAGGAAAGCCATGACTGACCTCATTCTCGCTGGCAGCAAAGGTGGCGGCGCCAAGCCGCGCCCCTCCGTGGAGGCGCCAGACAGCCTGCAAAGCACGGCTTACGCTCGTATCCTCGATCTCGTCAGCGAAGGTGAGATTGTCGGTCTGAAAAACGATACACGCTCGGTATTTCTGGACGAAACGCCGCTGGCCAACGAAGACGGCAGCTTGAACTTCAACGGTGTGACCCTCGATGTTCGCACCGGTAGCCAGGACCAGGCGCACATCCCCGGTTTTCCTGCAGTGGAAAACGAAACGGCGGCAGGCGTTGAACTACGCAGCGATCAACCCTGGAGCAAGGCTTTCACCAATCTGCAACTGTCTGCCGTGCGTATTCGCCTCGCGGTGTCGCGACTGGCCCAAACGGATACCAGCAACGGCGACACCAACGGTTATACGGTCCAGTACGCCATCGACCTCGCCACCGATGGCGGCGCCTTCGTTCAAGTACTGACGACAGCGTTCAGTGGCAAGACCACCACCAAGTATGAGCGTTCTCACCGTATCGACCTGCCGGTTGCCAAAAGCGGCTGGACAGTGCGGGTTCGTCGTTTGACGCCGAACTCCGCCAGTGGCGCTATCGCCGACACCACCAGCGTCGAATCGAGCACCGAAGTGATCGATGCCAAGCTGCGCTATCCGGGCTCGGCCATTATCGGTCTGCAATTCGATGCCTCACAGTTCCAGTCGATTCCGTCCCGTTCCTTTGAACTGCTGGGCCGAATCATTCGCGTGCCGAGCAACTACGACCCGCTGAGCCGCGTCTACACCGGCGTATGGGATGGCACATTCAAATCCGCCTGGACTGATAACCCGGCGTGGATCTATTACGACCTGCTGCTGCACCCACGTTATGGCCTGGGCCATCTGCTCAATGCCGGCCAGGTCGACAAGTGGGAGCTGTACCGCATCGGCCAGTACTGCGACCAACCCGTCTCCGACGGCAAGGGAGGCACCGAGCCGCGCTTCACCTGCAACCTGTACCTGTCGGTGCGTGCCGATGCATTGAAAGTGCTGCAAGACCTGGCCACCACGTTCCGGGGTATGTCGTACTGGGGTGCCGGTTCGGTCATGGCCGTGGCCGACATGCCGGAAGACCCGGTCTACACCTATTCCAATGCCAACGTCATCGACGGCAAGTTCAGTTACGGCGGATCGGCAAAAAAGACCCGCTTCACCGTGGCGTTGGTCAGCTGGAATGATCCGACCGACTTCTACCGGCAGAAAGTCCAATACGTCGACGACGCCGAGGGTATTGCCCGTTACGGCGTGCAACAGACCGAAATCAGCGCCACCGGCTGCACCTCCCAGGCTCAGGCTCAGCGGATCGGTAAATGGGCGCTGCTGACCAATCGTCTGGAAACCGAAAGCGTCACCTTTGCTGTCGGTCTGGACGGAACGCTGGCGCGCCCGGGCCAGATCATTCGGGTGGCCGATAATGACCGCGCTGGTCGGCGAATTGGTGGCCGGCTGCGCGACTCGACCCTCAATACGTTGAACCTTGATGCGCACGTCACTGCCGCGGCGGGAGACACCATCACGTTGGTCATGCCGACCGGCAAGGCCGTATCGCGAGTGATTCAGTCGGTGGACATCAGCGGTGAAATCCAGCGTGTAGTCCTGACCCAGGCACTGAGCGAGCTGCCACCAGCCCAGTCGATGTGGGCCATCGACTCACCAACCTTGGCCACGCAGCAGTTTCGCGTGTTGTCGATTGCCGAGGATTTCACCGATAAAGAAATCAAGTACAGCATCAGCGCCGTTAAGCATGTGCCGAGCAAGTACGGCGCCATCGACAACGGCTCGCGTATCGAGCGTCCACCCGTCACAGTCATTCCGCCTGGCGTTCAGGCGCCGCCGGCCTCGGTCACGATCAGCAACAACCACTTCGTCGATCAAGGCAGTGCAGTCGGAGTGATGACCATCGAGTGGGCTCGTCCGGCAAACGGCATCGCCTTCGAGGTTTACTGGCGCAAGAACGACAGCGAGTGGGTATTTGCCGGACGCACCGGCGGTACGTCGATGGAGGTGCGAGGTATTTACGCCGGTCGCTATGTGGCAAAAGTACGGGCAATCAACGCGCTGGACATCGGCTCGGTCTACGCGACCTCGGTGGAAACCCGGCTTTCTGGCAAAACCACACCGCCGCCATCGGTGACTTTCCTGAAGGCTGACAGCCTGCTGTTTGGTATCGGTTTGAAGTGGGAGTTTCCAGCGGGCGCCGAAGACACTCAGCGAACAGAGATCTGGAACAACAAGGTCAACGACCTGGCCACCGCCGAGAAGCTGGCCGATTTCGCCTATCCGCAGGCGAATCACGATATGCAGAACATCGTGCCCGGCACGAGTCTGTTTTTCTGGGCGCGCCTGGTAGATCGCACTGGCAACGTCGGGCCATGGTTCCCGGCGGTCAACGGCATCAACGGCCAGTCGAGTTCTGATCAGTCCGAGTACGACAAGTATTTCAGGGACAAGATCGGCAAGGGCGCACTCTACCAAAGCTTGCGCGAGGAAATTGAGCTGATCTCCGGCGATGGGCCGGAGTCGGTCAATGAGCGGCTTAAAGAGGCGAAGGCGGAGCTTGAAGGGCTGCTCGGCCAGATCACTGGTGCCGAGGCCTACGATCCAGAGAAACCGTATTCAGCCGGCCAGTTCGTGCGCCAGGGCGAGCATCTCTACCAGGCGATTGACGCCGTGCCGGCCGGCATCACGCCGCCGAACGCCGTGTACTGGAAGGACATCGGCACGATCCTGCAAACGACCAACGCGCTCGCCCAACAGGTGGCGTTGGTGGCAACCAAGATCGAGGAGATTGACGGCCAGATCGTTGCGACTGCTACCTCGGTCGAGGCGCTGCGTTCCGCTGCTCGGGGTGATGATGGTGCGGGCGATCTGGCTGGGGCGGTGAAGGGCTGGCAGTCGACCGCAGATATCGCGGTCGAGAGACGCACACGCGCCACGGAAAACGAGGCGATGTCGCAGCAACTGACAACGCTCGGCGCGCAGGTCGGGGAAAACAAGTCCGGGCTGACTGTGCTGGAGCAGGTGGTGGCGACGAATCAGGAGACGGCGGCCACCCAGGTAACGCAGCTCAAAAGTGAGATCGCTGCTCAAGCAAACAAGATTGCTGGCCAGGCCCTGGCCATTACCGGCCTCGACACCAAGGTCACCAGTCTGGACGGTCAGGTCACGGCGCAGTCCTCGAGTAACGAATCACTGCGCGCCTCCGTGCGTGGCGACGACGGGGCCGGCGATCTGGCATCTGCCGTAAAGTCCTGGGAGTCAACGGCGAGTTTCACCGCCGAGAAGCGCGTTCAGGCCACGGCCAACGAAGCGCAGGCCAGAACGTCGGAGTTGTTGCAATCCAGCATCGGCCAGACCAACGCCTCGGTTCAGCAGGTGA from the Pseudomonas sp. N3-W genome contains:
- a CDS encoding phage minor tail protein L, with protein sequence MSITADIQALEPGAWVELFELDATSLGAELYRFHGYPQQSSIFWQGLEYSPWPIQAEGFEMTGQGTQPTPSLSVGNVGGFITALVLYFEDLVGARLIRHRTLGKYLDGQPEADPEEELPPDIWYIERKVTEDSEVVKFELASALDFNGVQLPRRQVVANVCWWLSCGGYRGPYCGYNGGPVADANDVIVTDAAKDKCGGRLGSCKLRFGENNPLPYGSFPAAGLVRS
- a CDS encoding phage tail protein; this translates as MTTETFTWVPKVEPVGNVEFRLKSAKFGDGYQQVAADGINNKSQSWPLTFVGDEARIRTIVQFLDRHAGATPFYWTAPLGEQALYRCKGYQPTPMGAGLYTLAATFEQAFHP
- a CDS encoding phage tail tube protein, which codes for MSILTQGTQIFALVPPATGTGPYTVLEIEHATSFDPGGAPAEQIEDTSLNAEERSYKKGLRTPGTASLGLNADPTNASHIRLHQLSEANGDTGIKWVVGWSDGKGVLPTVTTQGNDFELPTTRTWFTFDGYVSDFPFNFALNAVVTTTVTIQRTGGSAWIKKA
- a CDS encoding tail assembly protein: MNQQKLRTIRLYGTLGTSFGRVHRLAVSNAAEAVHALCILIPGFERFMMESKDRGLTYSVFLGRDNIGQDQLKAPSGKTDIRIAPVVIGSKRAGSLQTIVGIVLIAAATIFTGGVGGFAAGGAWGTVGSVGVSMVLGGVMQMLSPQAKGLGAQDNPANRASYSFNGPTNTSAQGNPVGLLYGQAIVGSAVISAGIYAQDQL
- a CDS encoding phage holin family protein yields the protein MTNEQQALLDMPIWLVILLALVGGVSGEMWRADKEGARGWALLRRLALRSGACVICGVSAIMLLYAAGVSIWTACAFGCLTAMAGADVAIGLYERWAAKRIGVCEVTPKDTPADQ
- a CDS encoding phage tail assembly chaperone family protein, TAC, translated to MNLKQLKAKGGIVDRQPVKKEVNWTHLDSKSGKEVTDTFTLHIRRQSFGVIERLFAQGENEQSRNASYIAASVSLGVEGTEALSYDDAYSLEPSLGFLLLNVVNEVNGTGGSAAKN
- a CDS encoding phage tail tape measure protein encodes the protein MAVTSSAGLTPNLDGLEQAWTQASRITEQKLRQMQKQIEDAAKKIGVTLYASANSITQANIATYVDVQEEAKKQINYSNDFDNLRRSGALAAAQVGMGARESERAAALNQIDQDYALSRKALGTPTSGGSAPQDSADYGTKLDELKTKHDQMTLQVQSNYELMSEAQGNWINGATSAWDDYLDKSSNVAAKSKEVFTKAFGTMGDALTTFAMTGKFSFSDFAKSVLSDMAKLAAQTAVSSGLSSLFSLVGTAASSYSGSGSSTPGITTAKVGDNSLYFNSALSLGADFKYAKGGAFTNGVATGPTLAPMAMFGEAGPEAIMPLSRGSDGSLGVQVQGGGLGSTSSHQVVIQQTINVGDSSGNGASGDLNSQTVAKAYAGAAKQGAAEQIARDLKPGGQIWSAINGR
- a CDS encoding XRE family transcriptional regulator, whose amino-acid sequence is MQKRNVSTVLRALLDQHGISPTELHRRTGVPQSTLSRILSGKIVDPSDKHISKIAEYFSVSTDQLRGRVDVSPAAGGRDQLHSELKDISLWDDDTPVDDDEVSVPFLREVELAAGSGRFVIEESERSSLRFGKRSLRHNGVQFDQAKCVTVRGNSMLPVLRDGATVGVNAGKSAIGDIVDGDLYAINHNGQLRVKQLYRLPTGIRLRSFNRDEHPDEDYTFQEIQEEQIVILGHVFWWGMYAR
- a CDS encoding tail assembly protein, which gives rise to METEQQKIQTVLLSGSLGRLFGREHRVTTSGGFRDVMGYFKQFRGFDRYMIESAEKGLRFAVFNGKRNIGEADIQKPLGKDVIRIAPVLTGSKRAGGLQTIIGAVLIAVAYFNPFGFLTGPAATMLMGVGVSMAAGGVMQMLSPQPKGLGAQDSPDNRASYSFNGPVNTSAQGNPVGLLYGQLIVGSSVISAGIYAQDQL
- a CDS encoding C40 family peptidase; translated protein: MNKATLAAIERHAVAQYPNECCGLLIREGRKQRYVPCRNTATTPSEHFRLAPEDYAAAEECGEVLAVIHSHPDYPATASEADRVSCEASGLPWHILEVCQGDDGQVRKGDLVTIAPSGYLAPLIGRAFVHGVHDCLSILLDYYRREMGIELGDYQREDGWWDKGGNLYLENLPAAGFEQVSRLQQGDIVLMQIRSPVPNHAAIYLEDGVLKTEPQHYPAPGSILHHLYGRDSKRDTYGGYWGEVTVSCWRHRSKMPAATV
- a CDS encoding phage tail protein; translation: MTDLILAGSKGGGAKPRPSVEAPDSLQSTAYARILDLVSEGEIVGLKNDTRSVFLDETPLANEDGSLNFNGVTLDVRTGSQDQAHIPGFPAVENETAAGVELRSDQPWSKAFTNLQLSAVRIRLAVSRLAQTDTSNGDTNGYTVQYAIDLATDGGAFVQVLTTAFSGKTTTKYERSHRIDLPVAKSGWTVRVRRLTPNSASGAIADTTSVESSTEVIDAKLRYPGSAIIGLQFDASQFQSIPSRSFELLGRIIRVPSNYDPLSRVYTGVWDGTFKSAWTDNPAWIYYDLLLHPRYGLGHLLNAGQVDKWELYRIGQYCDQPVSDGKGGTEPRFTCNLYLSVRADALKVLQDLATTFRGMSYWGAGSVMAVADMPEDPVYTYSNANVIDGKFSYGGSAKKTRFTVALVSWNDPTDFYRQKVQYVDDAEGIARYGVQQTEISATGCTSQAQAQRIGKWALLTNRLETESVTFAVGLDGTLARPGQIIRVADNDRAGRRIGGRLRDSTLNTLNLDAHVTAAAGDTITLVMPTGKAVSRVIQSVDISGEIQRVVLTQALSELPPAQSMWAIDSPTLATQQFRVLSIAEDFTDKEIKYSISAVKHVPSKYGAIDNGSRIERPPVTVIPPGVQAPPASVTISNNHFVDQGSAVGVMTIEWARPANGIAFEVYWRKNDSEWVFAGRTGGTSMEVRGIYAGRYVAKVRAINALDIGSVYATSVETRLSGKTTPPPSVTFLKADSLLFGIGLKWEFPAGAEDTQRTEIWNNKVNDLATAEKLADFAYPQANHDMQNIVPGTSLFFWARLVDRTGNVGPWFPAVNGINGQSSSDQSEYDKYFRDKIGKGALYQSLREEIELISGDGPESVNERLKEAKAELEGLLGQITGAEAYDPEKPYSAGQFVRQGEHLYQAIDAVPAGITPPNAVYWKDIGTILQTTNALAQQVALVATKIEEIDGQIVATATSVEALRSAARGDDGAGDLAGAVKGWQSTADIAVERRTRATENEAMSQQLTTLGAQVGENKSGLTVLEQVVATNQETAATQVTQLKSEIAAQANKIAGQALAITGLDTKVTSLDGQVTAQSSSNESLRASVRGDDGAGDLASAVKSWESTASFTAEKRVQATANEAQARTSELLQSSIGQTNASVQQVSQTLVNVNGKVSAMTTIKAQTIAGGRKVVAGLSLGSDCETSEFLAFAQRFAVVDEVSGQIVTPLVVEGGQVFINAALINTAFIKELVLGMTLRSAALNSQGLPLLEINLPAGTLTLRGQTADGSMLLNNYGMFAYDGNYVERAAFGKIG